The Streptomyces halobius genomic interval GGACCGCCTCTCCCCCGGCGCCCGCGGCACCGGACTCCAGCCCCGCACCCAGGAGGTCTACGACGACCTCGGCGTCCTCGAAGCCGTCCAGGCGGCCGGCGGCCCCTACCCGGACCTGGCCATGTGGCAGGACGGCCGCATCGTCAGCACTCAACGGATGGTCGAACGCGTCGACCCGACCCCCGCCACGCCCTACTCCAACGCCCTGATGATCCCGCAGTGGCGCAACCTGGAACTGCTCCACGAGCGTCTCCGGGAACTCGACGGCCAGATCCTCTTCGGCGCCGAACTCACCGATTTTTCCCAGGACTCGGACGGCGTACGGGCCCGCCTCACCCTCGCCGACGGCAGCACACAGACCGTCCACGCCGCCTATCTGGTCGCCGCCGACGGCGGCCGCAGCACCCTACGCAAGGCTCTCGGCATCGGCATGAGCGGACCGACTCTGGCCGGCATGGGCCCCGCACTGCTCGCGGACCTGCGGATCGACGGCCTCGACCGCGACCACTGGCACCGCTGGCTGCTGCCGGACGACGGCTTCGTCGCCCTTCTCCCGCTCGCCGGCACCGACCACTTCCAGTGCCTCGTCTGGGGCCCCGACCTCGAACCGAACCCCTCCCCCGAGGCCATCCGCGACCGGATCGCGGCCGGCACCCATCTCACCCGCGACCAGGTGCGCGAGGTCCTGTGGACGTCCGTCTACCGCCCCAAGGCCGCCATGGCCGACCGCTTCCGCGCGGGCCGGGTCTTCCTGGCGGGCGACGCGGCCCATATCCACTCCCCGGCCGGCGGCCAGGGCCTGAACACCAGCGTCCAGGACGCGTACAACCTCGGCTGGAAGCTCGGCCAGGTCCTGCGCCACGGCGCCCCGGACACCCTCCTGGACACCTACGACACCGAACGCCGCCCCATAGCCGCCCACATCCTGAACATCAGCACCCGCCTGCACGGCTCCCGCACGATGCGCCGCGGCAGGGACCTCCACCAACTCGACATCGGCTACCGCGACAGCCCCCTGACGCGGGAACTGCGCACCGACCTCCCCGAGGACGCCCTACGCGCGGGCGACCGCGCCCCCGACGCCCCCTGCACCACAGCCGACGGCACCCCCACCCGCCTCTTCGACATCTACCGCGGCCCGCACTTCACCCTGCTGGCCCTCGGCGAGACCGACCTCGACGCGGCCGCCCTGCCCGCGGCCCCGTCCCTCGTCCGCACCGTCCACGTCGGCGGCCCGTCCCCGGACCTGATCGACACGAACGGCCACATCCGTGACGCGTACGGGGACGGGCCGACGGTGTTCCTCATCCGGCCGGACGGCTACCTGGCCGTCGCCGCACCGGCCAACGACGCGACGGTGCGAGTCGCGGAGGCGCTGGCGGCGTACACGGGGGCGGGGCTGGTGCCGTCCGCGCGGTGACGCCTACGGTGCGGCGGTCAGCGGGTCCGCTCCCCGAGCGGACCCGCCTTCACACCGACGATCAGGCCGCGCAGCGCACCCCGACCGGCTTCGATGCCCCGAGCCGGGGCGTCGCTCTCCCGGACGGCTGCGCCGTCGCCGGTCACGGCCACCTCGACGCAGTTGTTGCCCCCACCGCCACAGAACGATGAGCGCTGCCAATCGAGTTCGGTCATGCCTCGGTCCTCTCACAGTTCGCGTGCGATGGACCAGATGAGTTCCTGTGACTCGTTGGGCGAAAGCGTAGAGCGTTCCATCAGGTCCAGTGGCGAACGATGGTTCGCCAAATCCACCGAGTCACCCAACTCGCTGCTCGGGCCGGGCGGCAAGACCATCTGGTTCGAACTGGGGCTGCGCATCGCCCCGCCCCCGCAGCCGCCGCCCGCTCTGGCCGCCTGGGCGCGCCGCCACCACCCGGGACCGTCGCGTACCGCCGGAACCGGTCCGGGGACGGCTATCCGTTGCCCGCCGCGTCCCTCCGCTCCTGACGGCGCGCGGAGGGGCGCCACTTCGCCTCGGTCTTCCGCATGCCGACGATGGTGCAGAGGACGGTCACCACGATGACGACCTGGGTCAGCGCCTGACCGCCCCCGCCGATCGGGAAGGCCGCCGCAGCCACCGCCGCCAGCGCCGCGAGGCCCAGCCACATCACCGCGCCGACGCGCGGCCGTGGCGGACGCAGCGTCCCCGCGCCCAACCGCCGTACCTCCGGGCACGTATCGGGGCTCACCGGACCCAGCCGCCGCCCCTGTGCGACCGGCCATTCGGGCTTCCGCGGCATCCAGCCACGCACATACCGCGCCCCGGCACCACTACCGATCACCAGCACGGCGGGCAGCAGCTCGCCTCTTCGACCGGGCCGGCCCAGCGGCGCATCCCGGTCGCCGGCACGCTCCCAGTACAGCCAGGCGGTACGGCCGCACAGCGCGTCCGCGAGATGCTCGACATCGACGAACCGGCTGACGAAGAGCTGCCGCTCGCCGTCCTCGGCCATATGGCGCAGGCCGACGCCGAGCGACCGCCTGCCCTCCGGCGCGGTGCCCGCCGACGTCACGGCAAGCGCCTGCGCATTCCCCGTACGCAGCGCCTCCGCCACCGCCGGCCCGCTGTCGTCGAACCGCTTGAGGCGACGGCGCAGCAGCAGCGCGAGGCCCCCCGCGGCCGCGGCGGCGGAAATGCCGAGCAGCGCCCCGGACGGGCGGATGCCGCCGTCCCGGAGCGCCTCCAACTCGTCGCGGCTCTCGGCCAATTGGACGCCTCTATCGTTCTCGCCCGGGACGTGAAGTGCCCAGAGCCGCTCGCCGTATCCCACCGAGCTGGACGTCATGATCATGCCCTGCAGGCTCGCCCCCTTCCCGGCCGAGCCGTCGCCATCGCCGCTGTCAACCGTGACGGAGAGCTTCGAGGTGTGCGACATGCCGCCGCCCCGGATCGGCCTGGAGCTGTGCGACAGCACTTTGGTGACCTTCACCTGGTCGATGCTCGCTGAACCGTCGCGGGCGTCGGCCAGTTGGGGCGTGACATGCGAGGCCGAACCGAAGAGGAGGAAGGCGACGGACAGCAGGAGGAGCAGGGCACCGAACTGCTGCCGCTGCGTACGGTCGGGCCGCCAGTCTGCGTGCAGCCGGAACCCGGTCGGCGAGGACGGCGTCGCCCCTTCCGCCACCTCTGACACGTCCTGATCCGCCGCCCGCTCCCGGCGTGCGCTCACCCAGGAGACCAGCAGCCCGAGCAGGCCCACGCCCATGCAGGCCAGCACGTCCCAGCGCGGGGCCGGTTCGACGTACCGGAGGAGCAGGCTCACCGCGACGCCGGCCAGCCCGCCCCACTTCAGCACGCGCCCGACGTCAGACGGCCTGATGGTCATAGCTTCCGCCCGGCCTCGGGAACTTCTGCACCGCATCGAGGTTTCCGTCGAGGGCCGCGCCCCCGATACCGAAGGCCACGTTGATCGCGGCGTACAGGGCCGACAGCGCATCGATGATCTTCGACCACTCGGCGATCATCTTCGCCGCCTGACGGGCGATCAGCGCGGCCGCACCACCCGTCACGACCAGGCCGACACCCGTGCTCGCGGCGCCGGTGGCGACCGCGATCTCGACGGCGATGGAGATCGCCATGTCGCTGATGAGGATCAGCCCCGCCTTCAGGCCGTCGGCGAACTGCTGGATCTGGCCGGCGACGTCCTCATAGGCCGCCTTGAGGTTGTCGTGGCAGTCGCCGCTATCGCTCAGTTTCTTCTTGAGCTCGTCGAAGTCGTAACGCGTGTCGGAGGCGTTACCCGTCCACGTCTCGCCGAGGAGGTTGTTCCCCTTGTGCACATTGCCACTGATGGCCTGGAAGAACGAGGCCAGCGAGCCCCAGGCGTTGGCGCAGTCGCCGTAGCTCTCCCAGTCCCCCGAGAGCATCTTCGCCGCCTCGCCGAACAGGTCGAAGTCGAAGACGAACTTGATGGCCTCGTTGACGAGCGTCGTCGGGCTCAGGAGGTCGAGCCCGATACCGAGCAGCCCGAGGGCCGGATTCGCCCCCTCGGCGGTGACGGAGTCCACGCGGGACCAGACCAGCCCGTCCATCCGCTCCTGCGCCCCCTGCTGCACCTGCGCCCAGAAGTCGGAAGGTGCGGGCCTCCGCCATGTCCTGGTGCGCCCGCTCGATCATCTTGCCGTAAGCGGCGACGTCGCCGGGTATGACGTGGAAGCTCATGAATGCAATTCCCCGGCCAGCTTCTCCAGTGACTCCCGCAGCACTCGCGCGTCCACCGGATCCCTGGTGATCTCCAGGAACTCACTCTCGTCGACACGCTTCGGGGTATCGGGCTCGCCTCGACCCACGACACAGTCCCCGTCTCTTCGTCGTCCGTGGGGCCCTCGCGGCCCGAACGGCCTACACCGTAGCCTCAGCGCCGCACGACCAGGCATCCGGCCCCATGCACGCGTTCGGCAACAGGAGGGACGGCGTCCGGCCGGTCCGAGCACCGGCCGGGCGCCGCCGCCCCGAGCAGATTCAGACCACCGACGACAGCAACTGCACCCTCAGTTCACCAACGATCAACGACAACGGCCGCACCCTCAGACCACCAACGACAACAACAGCACGCACACAATCCCCACGACCGAGATCAGCGTCTCCATCACCGACCACGTCTTCAGCGTCCGGCCGACGCTCATGCCGAAGTACTCCTTGACCATCCAGAACCCGGCGTCGTTGACATGGCTGAAGAACAACGAGCCGGAGCCGATGGCCAGGACCAGCAGGGCGCCGTGCGGGGTGCTCATATCGGCGGCGAGCGGGGCGACCAGGCCGGCGGCGGAGATGGTGGCCACCGTGGCGGAGCCGGTCGCGAGGCGGATGGCGACCGCGATCAGCCAGGCCAGCAGCAGGGTGGAGATGTTCCAGTGCTTGGAGATCTCCAGGATCATCTGGCCGACACCCGCGTCCACCAGCGTCTGCTTGAAACCGCCGCCCGCGCCGACGATCAGCAGCACACCGGCGATCGGGCCGAGCGACTTCTCGACGGTCGTGGCGATCCGGCCCTTGCTGAAACCGGCCGCCCGGCCCAGCGTGAACATCGCGACGATGACGGCGGTGAGGAGGGCGACGAGCGGGGAGCCGACGACGTCGAAGACTCTCTGGGTGGTGTTCTCCGGGTCCTCGATGACGATGTCCACCAGTGCCTTGGCCAGCATCATCACGACCGGCAGGAGAACGGTCGCGACAGTGACGGTGAAACCGGGGCGCTTTTCGAGGTCGTCGGAAGCGCGCTCGGGGACCAGCTTCTGCGGCGGCTGGATGTCCACCCAGCGGGCCGCGTAACGGGAGAAGACCGGGCCCGCGACGATCGCGGTCGGGATGGCGACGACCACGCCCAGCGCGAGGGTGATGCCGAGGTTCGCGCCGACCGCGTCGAGAGCGACAAGCGGACCGGGGTGCGGCGGAATGAGACCGTGCATGACGGACAGTCCGGTGAGCGCCGGGATGCCGATGCGCATCAGGGAGAAGTTGCCGCGTTTGGCGACCAGCAGCACGACGGGGATGAGGAGGACGATCCCCACTTCGAAGAAGAGCGGCAGGCCGACGATTCCGGCGATCAGCACCATCGCCCAGGGCATGGCACCCCGGCTCGCCTTCGCGAGGATCGTGTCGACGATCTGGTCCGCGCCGCCGGAGTCGGCGAGCAGCTTGCCGAGGACGGCGCCGAGCGCGATCAGTACGCCGGTGCCGGCGACGGTGGCGCCGAGTCCGGTCGAGAAGCCGGCTATCGCCTTGTCGAGGGGCGCGCCGGCGATCGCGCCGAGCGCCAGCGAGCCGATGATCAGCGACAGAAAGGCGTGGAGCTTGAACTTGGTGATGAGCAGGACGATGACGGCGATGCCGGCCAGAACGGCGATGCCCAGCTGCGCATGACCGGCCGAGGTGATGGGCTCGGCCGCATCCGCTGCGAGCATCTCGACGCTGAGATGTGTCACGGGGATTCCGTTGCTCGGAGGGGGAATGGTGCGGTGGTGGCAGTGGGGGGTGGGGCTTTGGGGTGGGGGCTTTCGGTGGGGCCCACATGGCCGCCATGCGTGCGGGCGGACCGCTGGGGCCTGTCCAGGGGGCGGGCCCTAGCCGGCCTGCTCCCGCCGGCGCAGCGCGGCCACCGCCCGTCCGGCGACCTCCTCCGGCGTCCCGGAGACATCCACCGCGACGCCGGCCTCGTCGGCGCCGAGCGGTTCGAGCGTGGCGAACTGGGAGTCCAGCAGGGCGGCCGGCATGAAGTGGCCCTTGCGCTCGGCCATGCGCCGCTCGATCAGCGCGCGGTCGCCGGTGAGATGCAGAAAGACGGCTTCGGGCGCGGCCGCGCGCAGCCGGTCGCGGTAGGCGCGCTTGAGGGCGGAGCTGCTGACCACTCCGCCGCGGCCGGCCCGGTCGTGCGCCCAGGCGCCGATCGCGTCCAGCCAGGGGCCGCGGTCGTGGTCGTCCAGCGGGGTGCCCGCCGACATCTTGGCGATGTTGGCCGGGGGGTGGAAGTCGTCGCCCTCGGCGTAGGGGACGCCGAGGGCCGCGGCCACCAGCGGGCCGATGGTCGTCTTCCCGGTGCCGGCCACTCCCATCACGACGATGACGTGGGGCGTGCTCATTCCGAATACCTCGCTGTCTCGCTCGCCGGCGCGCGGTCTGCGTCGACCGCGTGGGCACCCCACTGAACCCGATTAGGTATGACGTATTCAAGAGCTACGAATCAAACGCCATACTTAATTCCGAGTCGGCGGAACGTAGGCTTGGCCCATGGAGAACGAGGGGCCCTTGGAGAACGAGGGGAAGGGGCTGCACGCCCGCGTGCTGGAGTCCCTGGGGCCCGCGATCACCGCGGGCGACCACCCTCCGGGCACGGTCCTGCGGACGGACGAGCTGGAGCAGCGCTTCGATGTCTCCCGCACGGTCATCCGTGAGGCGATCCGGGTCCTGGAGTCCATGCGGCTGGTCGCCTCCCGGCGCCGGGTCGGGGTGACCGTCCGCCCGGCCGAGGAGTGGAACGTCTACGACCCGCGGGTGATCGGCTGGCGGCTGGCCGGCCCGGACCGCCCCCGCCAGCTGCGCTCGCTGACCGTTCTGCGCTCGGCCGTCGAACCGGTCGCCGCGGGCCTCGCCGCCCAGCACGCCACCCCCGCCCAGTGCGCCGAACTCACCGAACACGCCATGGGGATGGTGGCCACCTCACGCGGCCGGCAGCTCGACGCGTACCTCGTGCACGACGTGGCCTTCCACCGGGTGGTGCTCACCGCGTCCGGCAACGAGATGTTCGCCCGGCTCGGCGATGTGGTCGCGGCCGTACTGACCGGCCGCACCCAGCACCATGTGATGTTCACGGACCCCGACCCGGCCGCGGTCACCCTGCACGTCCAGGTCGCGGAGGCGGTACGCACGGGGGACGCGGAACGGGCGGAGTCGCTGACGCGGGAGATCACACTGGGGGCGATGGCGGAACTGGACGTGCTGGCGCCGTAACGGGGCCGACACTCGACACCGGACGCGCGCCCCCATCGTGGCGAGCAACCCGGCCGCCCCCAAGCACAGCGCAGCGACCACCTAGAACGCATTCGTCGGCACATACGTCCCCCACACCCCCCGCAACGCATCACACACCTCCCCCACCGTGGCTCGCGCCCGCAGTGCCTCCCTCATCGGGTACAGCACGTTGCCGCTGCCCTCGGCGGCCTTCTTCAGGGCGTCCAGCGCGGCGGTCACCGCCGGCTCGTTGCGGCGGTGCCGCAGCACGGCCAGCCGCTCGACCTGCTGGGCCTCGATCGCCGGGTCGACGCGCAGCGGTTCGTAGGGCTCCTCCTCGTCCAGCTGGAAACGGTTGACGCCGACCACGACCCGTTCGCCGGCGTCCGTCTCCTGTGCGATGCGATACGCGTTGCGCTCGATCTCGCCCTTCTGCAAGCCGCGTTCGATGGCGGCCACCGCCCCGCCCAGCTCCTCGACCCGCGCCATCAGCGCGACCGCCGCGGCCTCCACCTCGTCCGTCATCGACTCGACGGCGTAGGAACCGGCGAACGGGTCGACGGTGGCGGTGACATCGGTCTCGTACGCGAGCACCTGCTGGGTGCGCAGCGCGAGCCGGGCCGCCTTGTCCGTCGGCAGTGCGATGGCCTCGTCGAAGGAGTTGGTGTGCAGTGACTGGGTGCCGCCGAGGACCGCGGCCAGGCCCTGGACGGCCACCCGGACCAGATTCACCTCCGGCTGCTGGGCGGTGAGCTGGACGCCCGCGGTCTGCGTATGGAAGCGCAGCATGAGTGATTTCGGATTCCGGGCGCCGAATTCCTCCTTCATGACGCGTGCCCAAATGCGCCGCGCCGCACGGAATTTGGCGACTTCTTCGAGAAGCGTCGTACGGGAGACGAAGAAGAAGGAGAGACGGGGCGCGAAGTCGTCGACGTCCATACCGGCGGCGACCGCGGTGCGGACGTACTCCACCCCATTGGCGAGGGTGAACGCGATTTCCTGCGCGGGCGAGGCGCCGGCCTCCGCCATGTGGTAACCGGAGATGGAGATGGTGTTCCATTTGGGGATCTCGGCCCGGCAGTATTTGAAGATATCCGCGATGAGGCGGAGGGAGGGCTTGGGCGGGAAGATGTAGGTGCCCCGCGCGATGTATTCCTTCAGGACGTCGTTCTGGATGGTGCCGGTCAGCTGATCACCCGCCACCCCTTCTTCCTCGCCCACGAGTTGGTAGAGGAGCAGGAGAAGGGCGGCGGGGGCGTTGATGGTCATGGAGGTGGAGACCCGGTCCAACGGAATCCCGCCGAAGAGCACCCGCATGTCCTCGACGGAGTCGACGGCCACTCCGACCTTGCCGACCTCGCCCGCCGCGATGGGCTTGTCCGAGTCGTGGCCCATCTGCGTCGGCAGGTCGAAGGCGACCGACAGTCCGGTGGTGCCGTGGGCGATCAGCTGCCGGTAGCGGGCGTTGGATTCCCGCGCGGTGCCGAAGCCCGCGTACTGGCGCATCGTCCAGGGCCGACCGGTATACATCGACGGATAGACGCCGCGGGTGAAGGGATATGCGCCGGGGGCGCCGAGCCGGCGCTCCGGATCCCAGCCGGCCAGCGCCTCCGGCCCGTAGACGGGCTTGATGGGCAGACCGCTCTCGTTGTACCGCACACTGCCCGGCTCGCGCGCCATGGGTGTCCGCCTCCCACTGAGTGACGGGTTATTACGTCTTGCTCACAGGATGCCCGCAGGTTCATCACCGCGCAGCGCTGGGAAGCATCAACGGTGGCTGTGTCATCCGCATCAATGGTGGCGGAGTCACCTGCGACTCCCGGGGGTGGAGCAT includes:
- a CDS encoding GntT/GntP/DsdX family permease, yielding MTHLSVEMLAADAAEPITSAGHAQLGIAVLAGIAVIVLLITKFKLHAFLSLIIGSLALGAIAGAPLDKAIAGFSTGLGATVAGTGVLIALGAVLGKLLADSGGADQIVDTILAKASRGAMPWAMVLIAGIVGLPLFFEVGIVLLIPVVLLVAKRGNFSLMRIGIPALTGLSVMHGLIPPHPGPLVALDAVGANLGITLALGVVVAIPTAIVAGPVFSRYAARWVDIQPPQKLVPERASDDLEKRPGFTVTVATVLLPVVMMLAKALVDIVIEDPENTTQRVFDVVGSPLVALLTAVIVAMFTLGRAAGFSKGRIATTVEKSLGPIAGVLLIVGAGGGFKQTLVDAGVGQMILEISKHWNISTLLLAWLIAVAIRLATGSATVATISAAGLVAPLAADMSTPHGALLVLAIGSGSLFFSHVNDAGFWMVKEYFGMSVGRTLKTWSVMETLISVVGIVCVLLLSLVV
- a CDS encoding DUF397 domain-containing protein; the protein is MTELDWQRSSFCGGGGNNCVEVAVTGDGAAVRESDAPARGIEAGRGALRGLIVGVKAGPLGERTR
- a CDS encoding acyl-CoA mutase large subunit family protein produces the protein MAREPGSVRYNESGLPIKPVYGPEALAGWDPERRLGAPGAYPFTRGVYPSMYTGRPWTMRQYAGFGTARESNARYRQLIAHGTTGLSVAFDLPTQMGHDSDKPIAAGEVGKVGVAVDSVEDMRVLFGGIPLDRVSTSMTINAPAALLLLLYQLVGEEEGVAGDQLTGTIQNDVLKEYIARGTYIFPPKPSLRLIADIFKYCRAEIPKWNTISISGYHMAEAGASPAQEIAFTLANGVEYVRTAVAAGMDVDDFAPRLSFFFVSRTTLLEEVAKFRAARRIWARVMKEEFGARNPKSLMLRFHTQTAGVQLTAQQPEVNLVRVAVQGLAAVLGGTQSLHTNSFDEAIALPTDKAARLALRTQQVLAYETDVTATVDPFAGSYAVESMTDEVEAAAVALMARVEELGGAVAAIERGLQKGEIERNAYRIAQETDAGERVVVGVNRFQLDEEEPYEPLRVDPAIEAQQVERLAVLRHRRNEPAVTAALDALKKAAEGSGNVLYPMREALRARATVGEVCDALRGVWGTYVPTNAF
- a CDS encoding FAD-dependent monooxygenase, with product MELNNVKDVQRAALTHDGTHHGTRDSTRDAPHDGPSRRFDVLISGAGPTGLALAIDLARRGVRALLVERQDRLSPGARGTGLQPRTQEVYDDLGVLEAVQAAGGPYPDLAMWQDGRIVSTQRMVERVDPTPATPYSNALMIPQWRNLELLHERLRELDGQILFGAELTDFSQDSDGVRARLTLADGSTQTVHAAYLVAADGGRSTLRKALGIGMSGPTLAGMGPALLADLRIDGLDRDHWHRWLLPDDGFVALLPLAGTDHFQCLVWGPDLEPNPSPEAIRDRIAAGTHLTRDQVREVLWTSVYRPKAAMADRFRAGRVFLAGDAAHIHSPAGGQGLNTSVQDAYNLGWKLGQVLRHGAPDTLLDTYDTERRPIAAHILNISTRLHGSRTMRRGRDLHQLDIGYRDSPLTRELRTDLPEDALRAGDRAPDAPCTTADGTPTRLFDIYRGPHFTLLALGETDLDAAALPAAPSLVRTVHVGGPSPDLIDTNGHIRDAYGDGPTVFLIRPDGYLAVAAPANDATVRVAEALAAYTGAGLVPSAR
- a CDS encoding gluconokinase — its product is MSTPHVIVVMGVAGTGKTTIGPLVAAALGVPYAEGDDFHPPANIAKMSAGTPLDDHDRGPWLDAIGAWAHDRAGRGGVVSSSALKRAYRDRLRAAAPEAVFLHLTGDRALIERRMAERKGHFMPAALLDSQFATLEPLGADEAGVAVDVSGTPEEVAGRAVAALRRREQAG
- a CDS encoding FadR/GntR family transcriptional regulator produces the protein MENEGPLENEGKGLHARVLESLGPAITAGDHPPGTVLRTDELEQRFDVSRTVIREAIRVLESMRLVASRRRVGVTVRPAEEWNVYDPRVIGWRLAGPDRPRQLRSLTVLRSAVEPVAAGLAAQHATPAQCAELTEHAMGMVATSRGRQLDAYLVHDVAFHRVVLTASGNEMFARLGDVVAAVLTGRTQHHVMFTDPDPAAVTLHVQVAEAVRTGDAERAESLTREITLGAMAELDVLAP